A single genomic interval of Trichosurus vulpecula isolate mTriVul1 chromosome 6, mTriVul1.pri, whole genome shotgun sequence harbors:
- the LOC118853813 gene encoding mitochondrial 2-oxoglutarate/malate carrier protein-like — MAAAAATPGGGEVALKPRTSPKSVKFLFGGLAGMGATVFVQPLDLVKNRMQLSGEGAKTREYKTSFHALTSILRNEGLRGIYTGLSAGLLRQATYTTTRLGIYTVLFERLTGADGTPPGFLLKAVIGMTAGATGAFVGTPAEVALIRMTVDGRLPLDQRRGYKNVFDALLRIAREEGVLTLWRGCIPTMARAVVVNAAQLASYSQSKQFLLDSGHFSDNIFCHFCASMISGLVTTAASMPVDIVKTRIQNMRMIDGKPEYKNGLDVLVKVIRYEGFFSLWKGFTPYYARLGPHTVLTFIFLEQMNKAYKKLFLSG, encoded by the coding sequence atggcggcggcggcggcgactCCTGGGGGCGGCGAGGTGGCTTTAAAGCCCCGCACATCCCCCAAGTCGGTCAAGTTCTTGTTCGGGGGCCTGGCTGGGATGGGGGCCACCGTTTTTGTGCAGCCTCTAGACCTGGTGAAGAACCGAATGCAGCTGAGTGGGGAAGGGGCCAAGACCCGGGAATACAAGACCAGCTTCCATGCCCTCACCAGCATCTTGAGGAACGAAGGGCTTCGAGGCATCTACACGGGGCTGTCTGCCGGGCTCCTCCGCCAGGCGACCTACACGACTACTCGCCTTGGCATTTACACCGTTCTCTTTGAGCGCCTGACTGGGGCAGATGGGACACCCCCTGGCTTCTTGCTGAAGGCTGTGATTGGCATGACAGCAGGCGCCACAGGAGCCTTTGTGGGAACACCTGCTGAAGTTGCCCTGATTCGTATGACCGTGGATGGTAGATTGCCACTGGATCAGCGTAGAggctacaaaaatgtttttgatgCACTCTTGAGGATTGCCCGGGAAGAGGGTGTCCTTACCCTTTGGAGGGGTTGTATTCCTACCATGGCTAGAGCCGTCGTTGTCAATGCTGCCCAGCTTGCTTCTTATTCACAGTCTAAACAGTTCCTCTTGGATTCAGGGCACTTCTCTGACAACATCTTCTGTCATTTCTGTGCCAGTATGATCAGTGGTCTAGTCACCACAGCAGCCTCTATGCCTGTGGACATTGTTAAGACCAGGATCCAGAATATGCGAATGATTGATGGGAAGCCCGAGTACAAGAATGGACTGGACGTGCTGGTAAAGGTCATTCGATACGAAGGATTCTTCAGCCTCTGGAAGGGATTCACCCCTTACTATGCCCGGCTTGGCCCCCATACTGTCCTCACCTTTATCTTCCTGGAGCAGATGAACAAAGCCTACAAGAAGCTCTTTCTCAGTGGTTGA